CTCCTAAATCTTTCAAGTGGTTGCCCTTTAGTTGGTGAGGGATAcctccctctttttcttttttcttttttactttttcttttttctttttttaaggctaaaactataattttacaTTAAGTTGAATCATCAATCATCAATAATGTCAAGTGTCAACTAAGAATTGATTGTGACATGAATCCATGCGTGAATCTAAAGGTTTCTAAAGGTTTCTATCAAGCAGCTGACAACATaaaccattttgaaaaaatagcatGCCTCATAGATTTGTTTGGTATTTTTGATATTCCAAAGATCAGTTGGATACAACTACAAACAAATGTAATAAATAAGtagttttttgtctttttttttttttttttttcattttttaaagggCATAACCCATTGAATGCAATGAATGGGGTTAGTAATTTAAAGGGCTAATGCCtacaaatatttcaaataccaATGACAATTCCATATTTGAAAATGGATTGATTATGTCATTTGCAACTCACACACATCCATTTTgagccaaagaaaaaaatatcattaactCCACAAATAATTGGGATGGCCTAACAAATAATACTTACCAGAAAAAGACATTGCtgattgctaaaaaaaaaaaaaaaaatcccattgcTCAAAGGCACAAATTAACTTAATTAGTCTAATCTCAAAAACGTAGGATTAATTTAACGAAAAAGCAAGATTGCTTTCTATTGTTTAATCCATGAAACACTTTCAACCGACCAAAACAAGAAAgaggcaaaaaaagaaagaatccaTCGATCCTTTTTGACAATCTGGTTAGAACAGACATTTGAATCGGTGGTCCTGCTGGCCTTgattcataaaatcaaaataaattatatatttctttgtagCAGGTGGTGGACATTGTATACAGCACCAagacatttgtttttttcttctttttctattttggcACAACTGTGAACCCTATTACTCAATTCAACATGCTAGAAAAGAACAGTGAGATATATGCTACCGACCTATTAAAGtctttcaaaaaacaaataccAATTACCTATATCTTAAACAGCACTTAGGTCTTTTATAAGAGTAGTGATTTATAGGAAACCCGGCGTGAGTGAACAACAGTACGAATATtactgttttttaaaaaatttaatattattttttaaaaatctgtACTACTGTTCACCCAGCGTGAACATTGTTCACTCGCGCTAGGTGTTCTATATGTCATTGCTCATTTTATAAATATGACATGAAAAAGTGTACCATATGGGCTCAAGATGTATTGAATACATGCATAATTAGGGTTAACAGTTTAATTTTGTCACAATCCGAGAATTCGACACTAtcccaacataaaattagtgagTTTGAATTGAAAGATCTTGTCTGTTTAATTGAATGGGTCAAGTTAGAGTTGACTTATACAGTCTTATACATATGTTTCAACATAACTCGAACCTAACATGAGACATAAATGTCggcaattttttacacgacccgcgaattcaatacaaaattagtgagTTGGGGCTAAGGAGgtatgacccgtttaattaaatgtgtctAATTAGGATTGATACGATCCAAACCTGACCCGTTAACACAAATTGCCACCCTGTGCGTAActtatcaataaataaaaaaagaacatcTTAAGTACTGTACAATATAACAATAATCAACTAATTCGGCTGGCAATGAAGTAGCTAGTCTCGATCCAAGCAAGGGATAAGCAATAAGGCAACAACTGGTGTAGTGGTCTCTATCCATAAATTGGATTGAATTTGACAAGAGCTTTTGAATCTTAATGGGATTGAATTATAAGCATATGAAGTTAGCGAAGAGTCCAAGGAGAATAACTCCAATATGTAGCACGTACCAAGGCAACATCTCCTGTTTGGACAGGATATGTGATATGTCAACTCATGCATATATGCATTACATTTCAAAAATGTCTTTATCAAACTATTAGTATtgccaaagaaaaaggaaattaagtCCATAAAACCCTCATAAAATTGGCAAATAATATGTATAATGTTAAATCATTGCTTGtatcaaaaaattaagtttacaagaattgatgaatttaattatttaatttataatctaATATTTTCTAGAAATTGTACTTATATTGCACCTCAATTTATAGCAAAAACGGCTTACATGTTTTTGTACGATATATGCATCATTTGGTTGCTTTAACCCCATTTGACGATTCAAGTTTTAATGTAGAAGTTAACGTATAGCATGTCAAAACCATCGGTGTTAGTCGTTTAGTAGCCTCACGGAAAACTCCAAGTGGCTGGGCATGTGTATTAGGGTGAGAGTTTGACTCTCAAAATAGAAATCTTCAATCCTATTAGTATTTGCAGCTTTTGGTTCCATTAATACCTTGATGGGATTGAATCAGACTATAACTCAGTCGAATTTGAAGGAGTGTCTGCGATTTTTACCATCTTGACCCTCATATGCAGCTCACAAACAAAGCAGGTCCTACTATAGTCACACCACACGTGATGGAGCCCCTTGTATACTGGAAACATCTATCATGATCATTTTACATTCTCCAGCACCAACAAGAAGATCCCAAAACAAGCACACAGGTATACCTTGAGCAAAACCCACCAACTTGAGTGTCCTTGTCCAACAAGAGAGAAATTGGACCACACACCAAGTTTGGTTGCCGAAAAAGAAATGGCGAAGAACCGAACCACTGATACCGACATGCACTAACAATGGGGACCCTCTAAATGGCGACGAAAATGAGTTCGTCTTTTTCAACCTTCTGCGTTtagatatttaattgataaCTTTTTAAGGCAATGAAAGTGAAAGAACGCATGTCGTGTAATTGAATATGTTAATATGTTAATCACAAATGATGTAATCAATCTTTACGCGGTTTCAAGTGTTGAAAGTTTGTTGTGGGGGCGATCCCATCCAGACAGATGAGGCCAGATCAAATTGAGCAACGGTTTTGGGCCCAAACGTCGACCGTCACGACCCAGCCGATTATCCACTATGGAGGGCCCCCCATAGTAAAACCTATGGATTAGGGCGCCCACGGTCCCTTCTCTCTACTCGGGCAAGGAGGTCTCTCGtcttaattttttacaattctCGTCTTCTCTCGTCGTTAGataaaaaattgtagaagaTCTCCCTTCCGTAGCCTTgtttcaatatttttgtttctactctttttatgggttttgtttttttgtaaatgAGGGTTTGGTATGTGaatccttttttatttcttttagaaaaatgttgaCCAATCTATCTGCCGAAATCATGTTGAACTTTagggcttttctttttttttttttttttttttttttcatattaaagaAACTGGGCAGAATTTGTTCATAATTCCGTAGATAAACAATGCTCACCTGCAACTCCATAAGAAAAGAATTGTTCATTTACACACCAAATGGTACTACTACAAAGGAAAAGATTTGTTTTTGGGATAAAATCACAAGGGGGTCGGGGAACAAGAAAAGATCCTGAAAAATTTGTGTTCTACACAAACtcaacaaagagaaaaagatcaGCATCAGATAAATTTGAAGTTTAGACACAATTATCCATGGCAGCTACCTTCAAAAACCAACCCGACAAAATTTATCAAGTCATTACATGATGGTGCAACGGCTCCTTTCTTCTGCTGGCTGTGTGGCAGCTTGCTGGAGCCTGTGCGACTCCGATGGGTTGTACGTAAACTCGGACGTATCGAGCCCATACTGGTTCATATAGAGTTCAGAAGATCATTCAAGACTGCCAGATGGAAACCCCAGAAAAAACATACTTAAAATACTCAAAAGGAAATCTTCAGCTAGAACAGATTATACCTTTTCTCTCATGCGTGCACTCCAAGCATCACTTCTACCAGGACGCTGGTCATGGGTGCCAGCAACAGGTACACCTGCAGCTGGTGGAAGTAATGGCTGCCTAATCTGTTGCCTTGGGGCATTAATGAGCTCATCATCACTGTCATACTCTACTGGTCTGTTTGCTGCCCTGACCACAAGCGCCAGAAAGAATAGGAGTGCCTGCAATTCAATGGAGAATCCTAATAAAAGAGCCAAAATGAACACTTTTATTAACCAGTGCTTCTCAGATTGTACCCAATACAAAAGTCCAAAATCATTTGGGGGGAAAGAGAGGGTTTGAAATAAAGTCACAAAAACACTCCCATCtcaatatttatttcttacttcATCCACACCAATATTTATACATGTCACTAATTTTCTTTTCGTCCTTTCATGGTAAAGGTTGAGGGGATAGATCAAGATGGCATGCAAGTCTACAagggaacatttttttttataacgaggaacccctccaaggcagggccactTCATGTACCCATGTACCCACCCCTGGTTAAGTAAACCTCGGACCCATGTAAAACACCCTCTCTACACAGATCGGGTAATACTCCGACCTCGCCGGCAAGCTggccccaaggaattgtttgcaccccaGGGGATTCGACCATTAGACCTCATGGATTACCACAAAGACCAAGGCTCTTACCAGACAAAAGGAACAAATATAAAAGGTGAATTACtgtatttgaaaaagaaatattgtcaTTCAAAAATTCTTTGCATCTTTATGCTCAAGAACCCCATCGTATTTCTACTTCATCAAACGGAGCCTACACAAACACTGAATATTCTTGAGACatgatttttaacattttgaaaatcttaatTCTTCAACAAAAGTGAAGGGATTCATGTTGTGCTTACCTCCAAAACAACAGCTCCAAGAGCAACCCATTTTACAATTTCCCAGTGCTCTTTCAGAAAGTCATATATCACCTCAAAATCTCCAGTGCTGTCTGTGGGAATTTCCTAGAAACAAACTCATACAACTAATTAGGTGACCAAACACACCAACTTAAATTTGAAAACATCCATTAAAACAACACTCACTGATTCCCagcttttgtcaaaatataTGAAGGCCGCAAATCCCAGCTCTAACAAAATCAACAAGATCACCAATACCGAGTACTATCTTGGCTTAAGGAAACCAATAATACccgaaaaacaaaaacaaaaacaacataaaaggAACATGATACAAGAGCAATCTATAAGCCATTGAATGTTTTATGGCATGCCATGATGCATGATAATAGTATGCATGGGAATGGTGCATACAATGGCTGCATTGTAGTTATTCTTCAATGGATAAGCTATGACATATATATCTTGCTTTTTTCTAATGAATAATATCAATTCTAAGAAAAATATCTCGGTTATTTGGATACACAAGTCAAGCAGCATCCATTCCCTGTTACAGCTCCGACACAACCAAAAAAAGAGACGATGAAGAGAATCAGTCCTATTCCAATAAACAAGTATATGAACCTGCAGAGACATGATACAAAAAACAGAATTAGGCAATTCCTAGACAATAAATGGTGCAAATAATTTCAGTCAATTGCATCGTTTGAAGCCCTCCAAATGgtctataaatataaaaatatgaataagaaTATCTCTAGGAGTCAGTATAGGTTCATTGAacaacatatatacatataatacaAGAAACGGAATAACTAATGGTtgtaggaaaaatatatatatatatattgggatgcaggaaaaaaaaaagggcaaactAGAAATACTACAAGCCAATGCCTAAGACCAAGTTTCGTAAACTCATATTtgatgaatttctttttctttttccttttcatttggAAACTAACTCACAAGCACCACAAGACTTGAACCTGTGACCATACCCACCATCCATGCTTATGGGGAGTAGAGATGCCATTTGACCCCATCGCCTCTtgaccacacaaaaaaatctactggttataaaaaaataaatcaaattagaGATGCTATAAGCCTAGAAGCCAAAGCTTTCTGCTTAAGGCATTGAAATCAAGATAGACTCTCAACCCAAATTCAGCTAAGCATGATTCAGCTTTTGATCTAGGCTGGTCAGCATGTAGAGGAGgttaattttggttcaattgcTCAAGTTATACAGAAGCTGAACAATGGTAGCATTTCTGCCTTAATTGCAATTAGACTGGTTAGGGAATGTCAAGTGCAGCAAGCCCACAAGAAAGCCAAAGTTGGTAATGCTGATTAGTTGACTAATTAAAGCCTTTGGGTTCCAATAAGCTTAGCTTCCAGAGAGGCCATCCATTAGCCTTGCCTAGCTATCTTAACTATCAAGTTAAGGAGCGTTCTGACTCAATTTGTTCAATTTGGAGGCCTTATAAAGATGTATGGGGGCCACAAATAATATGAGTTGAGACAAAAATATAATGGGCTATAATTATTTGATGAATACCATAAACAATTGGCCTGAGTGGCAGAAATCAATTAGTATAGCCAATACCAAGTGCTTGTGATAAACAGGtttcattaatttttgtttttgataagtaggtTTCGATAAATTTAAGTTAGTTGATTTGGGCCATCAATCTATATGCTATACATGAAGCAATTATACTTGTGTAActcttagaaaagaaaaaggtcgaTGTAACACCAATAACAAAAGAGGAAGGACTCTAAGAGAAAATTCAATGAGAAAAGATTGATGGGAGTGCATAGCACTATATTCTATATAGGATCAACAGGCAAAAAGAATAATCTGTCTAGCAACTCCGAGTATTATAACTCTATAAGTTAACTATACGAGCACAAAGGCAAAGATACATAGATCTTATTGGTGTGTTATTCTTGGATACTAAAAA
This genomic interval from Corylus avellana chromosome ca3, CavTom2PMs-1.0 contains the following:
- the LOC132175664 gene encoding tobamovirus multiplication protein 2A, whose protein sequence is MACRGCLECVLKLLNFLLTLVGLAMVGYGIYLLVEYERAASNSLLASPVSGDESLIQLGRPLLMGVSLSASIFDDLPKAWFIYLFIGIGLILFIVSFFGCVGAVTGNGCCLTCYSVLVILLILLELGFAAFIYFDKSWESEIPTDSTGDFEVIYDFLKEHWEIVKWVALGAVVLEALLFFLALVVRAANRPVEYDSDDELINAPRQQIRQPLLPPAAGVPVAGTHDQRPGRSDAWSARMREKYGLDTSEFTYNPSESHRLQQAATQPAEERSRCTIM